One segment of Alligator mississippiensis isolate rAllMis1 chromosome 13, rAllMis1, whole genome shotgun sequence DNA contains the following:
- the ZFAND2A gene encoding AN1-type zinc finger protein 2A isoform X4, giving the protein MPDVVVGAHMDRDCKYNPAQHKERIFTNKCLKSGCKRKEMMKLVCDQCHGNFCIKHRHPLDHDCKGGGRPISKAGYAAIMRASKSNVKFTGSSTVSNGLLQHNGCRQ; this is encoded by the exons ATGCCAGATGTTGTAGTTGGAGCACACATGGACAGGGACTGCAAATATAATCCAGCTCAGCATAAAGAGCGG ATCTTCACAAACAAGTGCTTGAAGTCAGGCTGCAAAAGAAAGGAGATGATGAAACTAGTTTGTGACCAGTGCCATGGAAACTTCTGCATAAAACATCGGCATCCACTGGATCATGACTGCAAGGGGGGAGGCCGTCCCATCTCCAAAGCAGG GTATGCGGCTATAATGAGAGCCTCCAAATCCAATGTCAAGTTCACGGGATCAAGCACGGTGTCTAATGGGCTTCTGCAGCATAACGG ATGCAGACAATAA
- the ZFAND2A gene encoding AN1-type zinc finger protein 2A isoform X3 encodes MELPGLGQPCSASSCRRLDFLPLKCDACEEVFCKDHITYDQHKCTSSYKKDVQVPVCPLCNTPIPVRRGEMPDVVVGAHMDRDCKYNPAQHKERIFTNKCLKSGCKRKEMMKLVCDQCHGNFCIKHRHPLDHDCKGGGRPISKAG; translated from the exons ATggagctgccaggcctgggccagccctgctccgcgAGCTCCTGCCGGCGGCTGG ActttcttcctttaaaatgtGATGCATGTGAGGAGGTTTTCTGCAAGGATCATATCACCTATGACCAGCACAAATGTACCTCTTCATACAAGAAG GATGTTCAGGTTCCAGTATGTCCTTTATGTAACACCCCCATTCCTGTGAGAAGGGGAGAAATGCCAGATGTTGTAGTTGGAGCACACATGGACAGGGACTGCAAATATAATCCAGCTCAGCATAAAGAGCGG ATCTTCACAAACAAGTGCTTGAAGTCAGGCTGCAAAAGAAAGGAGATGATGAAACTAGTTTGTGACCAGTGCCATGGAAACTTCTGCATAAAACATCGGCATCCACTGGATCATGACTGCAAGGGGGGAGGCCGTCCCATCTCCAAAGCAGGGTGA
- the ZFAND2A gene encoding AN1-type zinc finger protein 2A isoform X1, which produces MELPGLGQPCSASSCRRLDFLPLKCDACEEVFCKDHITYDQHKCTSSYKKDVQVPVCPLCNTPIPVRRGEMPDVVVGAHMDRDCKYNPAQHKERIFTNKCLKSGCKRKEMMKLVCDQCHGNFCIKHRHPLDHDCKGGGRPISKAGYAAIMRASKSNVKFTGSSTVSNGLLQHNGCRQ; this is translated from the exons ATggagctgccaggcctgggccagccctgctccgcgAGCTCCTGCCGGCGGCTGG ActttcttcctttaaaatgtGATGCATGTGAGGAGGTTTTCTGCAAGGATCATATCACCTATGACCAGCACAAATGTACCTCTTCATACAAGAAG GATGTTCAGGTTCCAGTATGTCCTTTATGTAACACCCCCATTCCTGTGAGAAGGGGAGAAATGCCAGATGTTGTAGTTGGAGCACACATGGACAGGGACTGCAAATATAATCCAGCTCAGCATAAAGAGCGG ATCTTCACAAACAAGTGCTTGAAGTCAGGCTGCAAAAGAAAGGAGATGATGAAACTAGTTTGTGACCAGTGCCATGGAAACTTCTGCATAAAACATCGGCATCCACTGGATCATGACTGCAAGGGGGGAGGCCGTCCCATCTCCAAAGCAGG GTATGCGGCTATAATGAGAGCCTCCAAATCCAATGTCAAGTTCACGGGATCAAGCACGGTGTCTAATGGGCTTCTGCAGCATAACGG ATGCAGACAATAA
- the ZFAND2A gene encoding AN1-type zinc finger protein 2A isoform X2 yields the protein MELPGLGQPCSASSCRRLDFLPLKCDACEEVFCKDHITYDQHKCTSSYKKDVQVPVCPLCNTPIPVRRGEMPDVVVGAHMDRDCKYNPAQHKERIFTNKCLKSGCKRKEMMKLVCDQCHGNFCIKHRHPLDHDCKGGGRPISKAGQSYLRCPVQ from the exons ATggagctgccaggcctgggccagccctgctccgcgAGCTCCTGCCGGCGGCTGG ActttcttcctttaaaatgtGATGCATGTGAGGAGGTTTTCTGCAAGGATCATATCACCTATGACCAGCACAAATGTACCTCTTCATACAAGAAG GATGTTCAGGTTCCAGTATGTCCTTTATGTAACACCCCCATTCCTGTGAGAAGGGGAGAAATGCCAGATGTTGTAGTTGGAGCACACATGGACAGGGACTGCAAATATAATCCAGCTCAGCATAAAGAGCGG ATCTTCACAAACAAGTGCTTGAAGTCAGGCTGCAAAAGAAAGGAGATGATGAAACTAGTTTGTGACCAGTGCCATGGAAACTTCTGCATAAAACATCGGCATCCACTGGATCATGACTGCAAGGGGGGAGGCCGTCCCATCTCCAAAGCAGG GCAGAGCTACCTTCGTTGTCCTGTGCAGTAG
- the C13H7orf50 gene encoding uncharacterized protein C7orf50 homolog isoform X1 yields the protein MAEKRKSGASGVSKKRRAITMETKMEIIKRAEKGETPTEISRALDIPRTTIVGISKDKVRIQEHVKGSAPMQSTVITKQRVGLIAQVEKLLIIWLEGQNQRRAPVSLGIIQEKARSLYDDLKKQQGESSNAEPFKASRGWFMRFKARANLHNIKVSGEAANAVEQASCAFPGTLAEIIEEGGYCAQQVFNVGETGLFWKKMPSRTYIAKEEKSVPGYKAAKDRLTLLLGAHAASDFKNVVEMGKELNLDAAPEDVDELLTSHSEELTNEDLIELEQQKVAEEEEDAPTVEEASPRKVLTTKVLAEAFRYLEAAMSLFEEHDPNTERSASVNRGISNMYSCYREIYKQKRRTSVPTSLGAFFKKASKTPEKPAAKTSEKTRAKNPLKSPTKSSSKSPAKSPQRCPSKSI from the coding sequence ATGGCAGAAAAGCGTAAATCTGGTGCAAGTGGTGTTTCTAAGAAACGTAGAGCAATTACtatggaaacaaaaatggaaataattaagaGGGCCGAAAAAGGTGAGACGCCAACTGAAATCAGTAGAGCTTTGGATATCCCCCGGACGACTATTGTGGGGATATCCAAAGACAAGGTAAGAATTCAGGAACATGTTAAGGGCTCAGCTCCTATGCAGTCAACTGTGATAACTAAGCAGCGGGTTGGACTTATTGCTCAGGTTGAGAAACTGTTAATCATTTGGCTGGAGGGTCAAAATCAACGCCGTGCTCCTGTGAGTTTAGGTATAATTCAGGAAAAGGCCAGGAGTCTTTATGATGATCTAAAGAAACAACAGGGGGAGAGTTCTAATGCTGAGCCTTTTAAAGCAAGTAGGGGGTGGTTTATGCGTTTTAAAGCCAGGGCTAATTTGCATAACATCAAGGTCTCAGGTGAAGCTGCCAATGCAGTTGAGCAGGCATCGTGTGCTTTTCCCGGGACATTGGCTGAAATCATTGAAGAAGGTGGGTATTGTGCTCAGCAAGTTTTTAATGTTGGCGAAACTGGgctgttttggaaaaaaatgccttCGAGAACCTACATTGCCAAAGAGGAGAAATCCGTGCCCGGGTACAAAGCTGCTAAAGATAGGCTCACTCTTTTGCTCGGTGCCCATGCTGCAAGTGACTTcaaaaatgttgttgaaatggGCAAAGAACTCAACTTAGATGCTGCACCAGAGGATGTTGATGAATTGCTGACATCACATTCTGAAGAATTAACTAATGAGGACCTCATTGAATTGGAGCAGcaaaaagtggcagaggaagaagaagatgcacccactgttgaaGAGGCTTCTCCTCGTAAAGTCTTGACAACAAAAGTGTTGGCTGAGGCATTTCGATATTTGGAAGCTGCCATGTCCCTGTTTGAGGAACATGACCCCAACACTGAACGCAGTGCATCAGTGAATAGGGGCATATCCAACATGTACAGCTGCTACAGAGAAATTTACAAGCAAAAGAGGAGAACATCTGTCCCAACTTCCTTGggtgctttctttaagaaagcatccaagactccagaaaaacctgcagccaagacttctgagaagactCGAGCCAAGAACCCtttaaaaagtccaaccaagagctcttcaaaaagtccagcaaagtcacctcaaagatgtccttccaaatcaatatga